One window of the Pseudomonas sihuiensis genome contains the following:
- a CDS encoding helix-turn-helix domain-containing protein encodes MDKNLEMAALAVLIHDLRKHKKVTLNELAERIGRSVGFLSQVERGLSRPTVADLTAISEALDVPTTYFYSLPKPKALDWVTRPDERRTLYLAGGITDIMASPTLQGAFMVVDSLLEPGASSGERQMSDRSEQAGYVLEGQLTLWLGEDEESATLYPGDVFQVPSYARLRYANQGDTPARVLWIYT; translated from the coding sequence ATGGACAAGAATCTGGAGATGGCCGCGCTGGCCGTGCTCATTCACGACCTGCGCAAGCACAAGAAGGTCACCCTCAACGAGCTGGCCGAGCGCATCGGTCGTTCCGTGGGCTTTCTCTCGCAGGTCGAGCGTGGCCTGTCGCGCCCGACCGTGGCAGATCTGACTGCCATCAGCGAGGCACTCGACGTACCCACCACCTATTTCTACAGCCTGCCCAAGCCCAAGGCGCTGGACTGGGTGACCCGTCCGGACGAGCGCCGCACCCTGTACCTGGCCGGTGGCATCACCGACATCATGGCGTCGCCGACCTTGCAGGGCGCCTTCATGGTCGTCGATAGCCTGCTCGAACCGGGGGCCAGCAGTGGCGAGCGGCAGATGAGCGATCGTTCCGAGCAGGCCGGCTATGTGCTCGAAGGTCAGTTGACGCTGTGGCTGGGCGAGGACGAAGAGAGTGCCACCCTCTATCCCGGCGATGTTTTCCAGGTGCCGAGCTATGCGCGCCTGCGTTATGCCAACCAGGGCGACACCCCCGCGCGGGTGTTGTGGATCTACACCTGA
- a CDS encoding aspartate aminotransferase family protein, producing the protein MNNAVNNPKTTHWQALSQAHHLAPFSDYKQLAEKGPRIITEAKGVHLWDSEGNKILDGMAGLWCVAVGYGREELVEAAATQMRQLPFYNTFFQTAHPPVLELAHAISQLAPAGMNHVFFTGSGSEGNDTMLRLVRHYWACKGQPAKKIIIGRDNGYHGSTVAGASLGGMKFMHEQGDLPIPGIAHIPQPYWFGEGGDQSPEEFGIWAADQLEKKILELGEENVAAFIAEPIQGAGGVIIPPETYWPRIKEILAKYDILFVADEVICGFGRTGEWFGSQYYDLKPDLMTIAKGLTSGYVPMGGLIVSDKVFEVIEAHGDFNHGFTYSGHPVAAAVGLENLRLLREEGIVQRVKADTAPYLQKRLRELADHPLVGEVRGVGMLGAIELVQDKATRKRFSGDVGVGMVCRGHCFNNGLIMRAVGDTMIIAPPLVINQAEVDELVEKARKCLDLTWEQVRGLA; encoded by the coding sequence ATGAACAACGCCGTAAACAACCCCAAGACCACACACTGGCAGGCCCTGAGCCAGGCTCACCACCTGGCACCATTCAGTGATTACAAGCAGCTGGCCGAGAAGGGCCCGCGCATCATCACCGAGGCAAAAGGCGTGCACCTGTGGGACAGCGAGGGCAACAAGATCCTCGATGGCATGGCCGGTCTTTGGTGCGTGGCGGTCGGCTATGGTCGCGAGGAGCTGGTCGAAGCTGCCGCTACGCAGATGCGCCAGTTGCCGTTCTACAACACCTTCTTCCAGACCGCCCATCCACCGGTGCTGGAGCTGGCCCATGCCATCTCCCAGCTGGCGCCGGCCGGCATGAACCATGTGTTCTTCACCGGGTCGGGCTCGGAGGGCAACGACACCATGCTGCGCCTGGTACGCCACTACTGGGCGTGCAAGGGGCAGCCTGCGAAGAAGATCATCATCGGCCGCGACAACGGTTATCACGGTTCCACCGTGGCCGGCGCCAGCCTCGGCGGCATGAAGTTCATGCACGAGCAGGGCGATCTGCCGATTCCGGGCATCGCCCATATCCCGCAGCCCTACTGGTTCGGCGAGGGCGGCGACCAGTCGCCGGAGGAATTCGGCATCTGGGCAGCCGATCAGCTGGAGAAGAAGATTCTCGAGCTGGGCGAAGAAAACGTTGCCGCCTTTATCGCCGAGCCGATCCAGGGCGCCGGCGGCGTGATCATCCCGCCCGAGACCTACTGGCCGCGGATCAAGGAGATCCTGGCCAAGTACGACATTCTGTTCGTGGCCGACGAGGTGATCTGCGGTTTCGGCCGTACCGGCGAGTGGTTCGGCAGCCAGTACTACGACCTCAAGCCGGACCTGATGACCATCGCCAAGGGCCTTACCAGCGGCTACGTGCCGATGGGCGGGCTGATCGTCAGCGACAAGGTATTCGAGGTGATCGAGGCGCATGGCGACTTCAACCACGGCTTCACCTATTCCGGGCATCCGGTGGCGGCAGCGGTGGGGCTGGAGAACCTGCGCCTGCTCCGGGAAGAAGGCATCGTCCAGCGGGTGAAGGCAGACACCGCGCCTTACCTGCAAAAGCGCCTGCGTGAACTGGCGGATCATCCGCTGGTGGGCGAAGTGCGTGGCGTCGGTATGCTCGGTGCCATCGAGCTGGTACAGGACAAGGCCACGCGCAAGCGCTTCTCCGGTGATGTGGGCGTGGGTATGGTGTGCCGTGGCCACTGCTTCAACAACGGCCTGATCATGCGCGCGGTGGGCGACACCATGATCATCGCGCCGCCTCTGGTAATCAACCAGGCGGAAGTGGATGAGCTGGTGGAGAAAGCGCGCAAGTGTCTGGATCTGACCTGGGAGCAGGTTCGCGGTCTGGCGTAA
- a CDS encoding organic hydroperoxide resistance protein, with amino-acid sequence MTIENVLYRATAEAFGGREGRAVSSDGILDIALSTPKELGGAGGNGTNPEQLFAAGYSACFLGALKFVAARDKLSIPADTFIEGTVGIGAIPTGFGIEVELRISLPGLTPEAAQTLVDRAHIVCPYSNATRGNIDVTLTIV; translated from the coding sequence ATGACTATCGAAAACGTTCTCTACCGTGCAACCGCTGAAGCCTTTGGTGGCCGTGAAGGCCGCGCTGTCTCCTCCGACGGCATCCTCGACATCGCCCTGTCCACCCCGAAAGAACTGGGTGGCGCCGGCGGTAACGGCACCAACCCGGAGCAGCTGTTCGCCGCCGGTTATTCCGCCTGCTTCCTCGGTGCCCTGAAATTCGTCGCCGCCCGCGACAAGCTGAGCATCCCGGCTGACACCTTCATCGAAGGCACCGTCGGCATCGGCGCCATCCCCACCGGCTTCGGTATCGAGGTGGAACTGCGCATCAGCCTGCCCGGCCTGACCCCGGAAGCCGCACAAACCCTGGTGGATCGCGCGCACATCGTTTGCCCGTACTCCAACGCCACCCGCGGCAACATCGACGTCACCTTGACCATCGTCTGA
- a CDS encoding AraC family transcriptional regulator has translation MQSPIHTATTLDTPLAELSHEMARLVDRFVPDDGLHLTAIPGLKLARATTPSLPMQTVYDPCLCIIAQGRKEIRLGDELYVYDPLNYLVASVVLPVTGRVIEASPDHPYLSIALEIDPALISSLLTEMPAIPAPDAASQRALFLDRLDPRLLDAVIRLLRLLETPSDIAMLAPLALREIFYRMLLSPQGHRLHEVVIADSQSQRISRAIEWLRKNFDQPLRIEELAREVNLSPSTLHHRFKAVTAFSPLQYQKQLRLQEARRLMLCDNLEAAAASYRVGYESPSQFSREYSRLFGDPPQRDIARLRQAAQNQVAS, from the coding sequence ATGCAGTCACCCATTCACACCGCCACAACTCTCGACACCCCCCTTGCCGAACTTAGCCACGAAATGGCGCGTCTGGTCGATCGCTTCGTCCCCGATGACGGTCTACACCTCACAGCGATTCCTGGCCTGAAGCTGGCACGCGCCACGACACCCAGCCTGCCGATGCAGACAGTCTACGACCCCTGCCTGTGCATCATCGCCCAGGGCCGTAAAGAGATACGTCTGGGTGACGAGCTCTACGTCTATGATCCGTTGAATTACCTGGTGGCGTCGGTGGTGCTGCCGGTAACCGGTCGGGTGATCGAGGCCAGCCCGGATCACCCCTATCTGAGCATCGCTCTGGAGATCGATCCCGCGCTGATCAGCAGCCTGCTCACCGAAATGCCAGCGATTCCAGCCCCGGACGCGGCTTCCCAGCGGGCGCTGTTTCTCGATCGTCTCGACCCGCGCCTGCTGGATGCGGTGATCCGCCTGCTGCGCCTGCTGGAAACCCCATCCGACATCGCCATGCTGGCGCCATTGGCATTGCGTGAGATTTTCTACCGCATGCTGCTCAGCCCGCAGGGCCATCGCCTGCATGAAGTGGTGATCGCCGACAGCCAGAGCCAGCGCATCTCCCGCGCCATCGAGTGGCTGCGCAAGAATTTCGATCAGCCGCTGCGGATCGAGGAACTGGCCCGCGAGGTGAACCTGAGCCCCTCGACCCTGCACCATAGATTCAAGGCAGTCACGGCATTCAGCCCGCTGCAGTATCAGAAGCAGCTGCGCCTGCAGGAGGCTCGCCGGCTAATGCTGTGCGACAACCTCGAAGCGGCAGCGGCCAGCTACCGCGTCGGCTACGAAAGTCCATCGCAGTTCAGTCGCGAGTACAGCCGTCTGTTCGGCGATCCGCCGCAACGCGACATCGCCCGCCTGCGCCAGGCCGCGCAGAATCAGGTCGCTTCCTGA
- a CDS encoding I78 family peptidase inhibitor produces the protein MNFKTRLCLILGATLLAAGCSSTAEKPTSAAAPSGPTPDSCTSSAVEHFKGKTATPELLEQARQQAGASTARILTPDSVVTLEYNGQRLNLNVDDQRVITRVSCG, from the coding sequence TTGAATTTCAAAACTCGTCTCTGCCTCATCCTGGGCGCCACCCTGCTTGCAGCCGGCTGCAGCAGCACCGCCGAGAAACCGACCTCCGCTGCCGCACCGAGTGGCCCGACGCCGGACAGCTGCACCTCGTCCGCCGTCGAGCACTTCAAAGGCAAGACCGCAACGCCCGAACTGCTCGAGCAGGCACGCCAGCAAGCCGGGGCCAGCACGGCTCGCATACTCACACCCGACAGCGTGGTGACCTTGGAATACAATGGTCAACGCCTTAACCTCAACGTTGATGATCAGCGAGTGATCACCCGCGTATCCTGCGGCTGA
- a CDS encoding YceH family protein → MSHTPSPLVGETPLHAVEVRILGCLIEKQLTTPETYPLTLNAVQLACNQKTSREPLMNLETGEVGRYLRSLEGRKLVHLVMGSRADRWEQRCDKQLELVKPQTVLLGLLLLRGPQTLNELLTRSNRMHDFDDVAEVQHQLERLIGRGLALLLPRQSGQREDRYMHLLGESADMESLLASRPAARGEAAAPNEDRLVELETRIAALEERLARLEGAQ, encoded by the coding sequence ATGTCGCACACCCCATCCCCGCTGGTTGGTGAAACCCCGCTGCACGCCGTCGAGGTGCGCATCCTCGGCTGCCTGATCGAAAAGCAGCTGACCACGCCGGAAACCTACCCGCTGACGCTCAATGCCGTGCAACTGGCCTGTAACCAGAAGACCAGCCGCGAACCGCTGATGAACCTGGAAACCGGTGAAGTCGGGCGCTATCTGCGCAGCCTCGAAGGTCGCAAGCTGGTACATCTGGTGATGGGCAGCCGTGCCGACCGCTGGGAACAGCGTTGCGACAAGCAGTTGGAGTTGGTCAAGCCGCAGACGGTATTGCTCGGTCTGCTGCTGTTGCGTGGCCCGCAGACGCTCAATGAGCTGCTCACGCGCAGCAATCGCATGCACGATTTCGACGATGTCGCCGAGGTCCAGCATCAGTTGGAACGTCTGATCGGTCGCGGTCTGGCGCTTCTGCTACCACGCCAGAGTGGTCAGCGCGAGGATCGCTACATGCATCTGCTGGGCGAATCTGCAGATATGGAAAGCTTGCTGGCCAGCCGCCCTGCTGCTCGTGGGGAGGCTGCGGCACCTAACGAAGATCGACTGGTCGAACTGGAAACGCGCATCGCCGCCCTCGAAGAACGTCTGGCGCGCCTGGAAGGCGCGCAATAA
- a CDS encoding acyl-CoA dehydrogenase family protein: MAASLSYFDESHQLVRDSVRRFVEREILPHIDEWEEAGDFPRELYLKAGAAGILGIGYPEQLGGSHEGDVFAKVAASEELMRSGSGGLVAGLGSLDIGLPPIVKWAQPAVRERVVPQVLAGEKIMALAVTEPSGGSDVANLKTRAVRDGDHYRVNGSKTFITSGVRADYYTVAVRTGGEGFGGVSLLLVEKGTPGFSVGRKLKKMGWWASDTAELFFDDCKVPVENLIGVENAGFACIMANFQNERLSLAIMANMTAQLALEESLKWARERQAFGKPVGKFQVLKHRLAEMATQLEVSREFTYRQAAQMAAGRSVIKEISMAKNFATDIADRLTYDAVQIMGGMGYMRESLVERLYRDNRILSIGGGTREIMNEIIAKQMGL; the protein is encoded by the coding sequence ATGGCCGCCTCTCTGTCGTATTTCGATGAGTCCCACCAATTGGTTCGCGATTCCGTTCGGCGTTTCGTCGAGCGCGAGATCCTGCCGCATATCGACGAGTGGGAGGAGGCCGGGGATTTTCCTCGTGAGCTGTACCTCAAGGCTGGCGCTGCGGGCATTCTCGGTATCGGTTACCCGGAGCAGCTCGGCGGCAGTCATGAGGGTGACGTGTTCGCCAAGGTGGCGGCCAGCGAGGAACTGATGCGTAGTGGCTCCGGCGGCCTGGTGGCTGGGCTCGGTTCGCTGGATATCGGTTTGCCGCCCATCGTCAAATGGGCCCAGCCCGCCGTGCGCGAACGTGTGGTGCCGCAGGTACTGGCTGGCGAGAAGATCATGGCGCTGGCGGTGACCGAGCCCTCCGGTGGCTCCGACGTGGCCAATCTCAAGACCCGCGCTGTGCGCGACGGCGATCATTACCGCGTCAATGGCAGCAAGACCTTCATCACCAGCGGCGTGCGTGCCGATTACTACACGGTGGCGGTGCGCACCGGCGGTGAGGGCTTTGGCGGCGTCAGCCTGTTGCTGGTGGAGAAGGGCACGCCGGGTTTCAGTGTCGGTCGCAAGCTGAAGAAGATGGGTTGGTGGGCGTCGGATACCGCCGAACTGTTCTTTGACGACTGCAAGGTGCCGGTGGAGAACCTGATCGGCGTGGAGAACGCCGGTTTCGCCTGCATCATGGCCAACTTCCAGAACGAGCGCCTTAGCCTGGCGATCATGGCCAACATGACCGCACAACTGGCCCTGGAAGAGTCCCTGAAGTGGGCGCGCGAGCGCCAGGCGTTCGGCAAGCCGGTGGGCAAGTTCCAGGTGCTCAAGCACCGCCTGGCCGAGATGGCCACGCAGCTCGAAGTCTCCCGTGAGTTCACCTACCGTCAGGCCGCGCAGATGGCGGCCGGCAGGAGCGTGATCAAGGAGATCTCCATGGCCAAGAACTTCGCCACCGATATCGCCGATCGCCTGACCTACGATGCGGTGCAGATCATGGGTGGCATGGGTTACATGCGCGAAAGCCTGGTCGAGCGCCTGTACCGCGACAACCGCATCCTCTCCATCGGCGGTGGTACGCGGGAGATCATGAACGAGATCATCGCGAAGCAGATGGGGCTGTAG
- a CDS encoding antibiotic biosynthesis monooxygenase: MSIIHRMTVRARHGRSNRLGQCLARLHEVGRDIPGCERLRVFSLRNDPLIWQVEGQWRSTAARDAFLGSDGLRRVLAQAIDEGLLTHLECGMELQQQVA, encoded by the coding sequence ATGAGCATCATTCACCGTATGACCGTTCGCGCCCGTCACGGCCGTTCAAATCGGTTGGGGCAGTGCCTGGCGCGGTTGCATGAGGTCGGGCGAGATATTCCAGGTTGTGAGCGCCTGCGTGTGTTCTCACTGCGCAATGATCCGTTGATCTGGCAGGTCGAAGGGCAGTGGCGTTCGACAGCGGCACGCGACGCTTTTCTCGGCAGCGACGGCCTGCGTCGGGTTTTGGCCCAGGCGATAGATGAAGGGCTGCTCACTCATCTCGAATGCGGTATGGAGTTGCAGCAGCAGGTCGCCTGA
- a CDS encoding DUF2790 domain-containing protein, whose product MKTRTLLATALTALAFSASLTTLAHSAEATPYRYGQNLDIAKVISIDVPNSSQCEVVTATMTYRNSAGDVEVLDYEQLSSVCTNQN is encoded by the coding sequence ATGAAAACCCGCACCCTGCTCGCCACCGCCCTGACTGCCCTCGCGTTCAGCGCGTCGCTCACCACCCTCGCCCACAGCGCCGAGGCCACGCCCTACCGCTACGGCCAGAACCTGGATATCGCCAAGGTGATTTCCATCGACGTGCCTAACAGCTCGCAGTGCGAAGTGGTCACGGCAACGATGACCTACCGCAACAGCGCGGGTGACGTGGAAGTTCTCGACTACGAACAACTCTCCAGCGTTTGCACCAACCAGAACTGA
- a CDS encoding MarR family winged helix-turn-helix transcriptional regulator: MTSQVEPCAELMLDNQLCFALYSTSLMMTKTYKPLLQALGLTYPQYLAMLVLWENEGITVSEISARMLTDPGSLTPLLKRLESEGLLQRQRSSQDERVVQLYLTDKGRALHEQAKALPACILKASALNMAQLGKLRDDLIELRGHLQDAL; the protein is encoded by the coding sequence ATGACCTCCCAAGTGGAACCCTGCGCCGAGCTGATGCTGGATAACCAGCTGTGCTTCGCCCTCTATTCCACCTCGCTGATGATGACCAAGACCTACAAGCCCCTGCTGCAGGCGCTCGGTCTCACCTATCCGCAATATCTGGCCATGCTGGTGCTGTGGGAAAACGAGGGCATCACCGTCAGTGAGATCAGCGCACGCATGCTGACCGATCCGGGCTCGTTGACGCCTCTGCTCAAGCGCCTGGAGAGCGAAGGCCTGCTGCAGCGCCAGCGCAGCAGCCAGGATGAACGTGTGGTACAGCTGTACCTGACCGACAAGGGTCGCGCCCTGCACGAACAGGCCAAAGCATTGCCTGCCTGCATCCTCAAGGCTTCTGCGTTGAACATGGCGCAACTGGGCAAGCTGCGTGATGACCTGATAGAACTGCGCGGCCATCTGCAAGACGCCCTCTGA
- a CDS encoding NAD(P)/FAD-dependent oxidoreductase yields MFRHASEHVDSYYAHSCKDRLTHHPVLQDDLQCEVLVIGAGFSGLHTALRLAEAGRKVILLEASRVAWAASGRNGGQAILGWSCDMPPLEKALGIERARRLWDGMSWAARELRELPERHGFDCDYRRGHLWTAVLPRRVALLHEWQEEAAYKWGHRALQFVSREQMPEWVASERYRAGLYDPEAGHLNPLKLALGLAEAFVRAGGQIFEQSRVLSQDKQGAGYRVRTEHGSAQADTLVLACNTYIDHLEPRLARRILPVGTYQIATEPLGADCAEALLPRNACVTDNQFVLDYFRRTPDHRLLFGGGCTYLGGLPRDMAAATRPFLERVFPQLSGVAIDFAWGGHIDVTRARTPDVGGENGRYWLQGFSGHGVLPTLAAARAVSDAILGNDDELALYQQLRNPEFPFGERLAAPLEAIGKAWYRLRDYF; encoded by the coding sequence ATGTTTCGCCATGCCAGTGAGCACGTCGACAGCTATTACGCCCATAGCTGCAAGGATCGACTGACGCATCATCCCGTGCTGCAAGATGATCTGCAGTGCGAGGTGCTGGTGATCGGTGCTGGTTTCAGTGGTCTGCACACTGCTTTGCGCCTGGCCGAAGCAGGGCGCAAGGTCATTCTGCTGGAGGCCAGTCGTGTGGCATGGGCGGCCTCTGGACGCAATGGCGGGCAGGCGATTCTGGGCTGGTCCTGCGATATGCCGCCGCTGGAAAAGGCGCTGGGCATCGAACGCGCCCGCCGTCTGTGGGATGGCATGAGCTGGGCAGCTCGTGAGCTGCGTGAACTGCCCGAGCGCCACGGCTTCGACTGCGATTACCGCCGCGGCCATCTGTGGACGGCAGTGCTGCCACGTCGTGTGGCGCTGCTGCATGAGTGGCAGGAGGAGGCCGCTTATAAATGGGGGCATCGCGCGCTGCAGTTCGTTTCCCGTGAGCAGATGCCGGAGTGGGTCGCCAGCGAGCGTTACCGCGCTGGCCTCTACGACCCTGAGGCCGGGCATCTCAATCCGCTCAAGTTGGCGCTCGGGCTGGCCGAAGCCTTCGTTCGCGCCGGTGGGCAGATCTTCGAGCAAAGCCGTGTGCTGAGTCAGGACAAGCAGGGCGCGGGCTACCGGGTGCGTACCGAGCACGGCAGCGCGCAGGCCGACACCCTGGTGCTGGCCTGCAACACCTATATCGATCACCTCGAGCCGCGTCTGGCGCGGCGCATCCTGCCTGTCGGCACCTACCAGATCGCCACCGAACCGCTGGGCGCCGACTGCGCCGAGGCACTTTTGCCGCGCAATGCGTGTGTGACCGACAACCAGTTCGTCCTCGACTACTTCCGCCGCACCCCGGATCACCGCCTGCTGTTTGGCGGCGGCTGTACCTATCTGGGCGGCCTGCCGAGAGACATGGCGGCGGCCACGCGACCGTTCCTCGAGCGCGTATTCCCGCAGCTTTCAGGCGTGGCAATCGACTTTGCCTGGGGCGGCCATATCGACGTGACTCGTGCTCGCACGCCCGACGTTGGCGGCGAGAACGGCCGTTACTGGCTGCAGGGCTTTTCCGGGCATGGTGTGCTGCCGACCCTGGCGGCGGCGCGGGCAGTCAGTGATGCCATTCTCGGCAATGACGACGAACTGGCGCTGTATCAGCAACTGCGCAATCCCGAATTCCCATTCGGCGAGCGCCTGGCGGCACCGCTCGAGGCCATCGGCAAGGCCTGGTATCGATTAAGGGACTATTTCTGA
- a CDS encoding glutamine synthetase family protein, with amino-acid sequence MNATRVELLDEVRQFRQVHPEVRFVDLICLDIPGHFYGKRYPIEMLEKVAAGSALKLPQNCVLLGAQGGLYEIGDYCFHDGDPDAPRRLIPGTLKLVNWERQPLGQMLISSDGTEAPIEFEPREVLTRVVQRLAARGIRPVVAFELEFYLFDKALKDGLPQYPRDDLSGDADDQPNMHIERLSRFSEVLDDITETARLQGIDTTVITAEIGPGQFEINFSHNMDPMQAADWSALFCRVTRGVALKYGHRASFMAKPYLQYPGSGMHIHVSLYDEAGDNLLARDEQRPLRHAVAGCLELLPELMPIYAPNHNSYRRFGAQVNSASKASWGFEDRDACVRIPESDARDLRLEFRLPGADANPYLVLAALLTSIEHGLDAKVEPIAPLNDDRTSGVDFPKDMLDAVRRMQASERVAAGLGSEFVMVYCENKRQDHLAFMHDISPREYRWYL; translated from the coding sequence ATGAACGCCACCCGAGTCGAGCTGCTCGACGAAGTCCGTCAATTTCGCCAGGTCCACCCCGAGGTGCGCTTCGTCGACCTGATCTGCCTGGACATTCCCGGGCATTTCTATGGCAAGCGCTACCCCATCGAAATGCTGGAGAAGGTCGCCGCCGGCAGCGCCCTGAAACTGCCGCAGAACTGCGTGCTGCTCGGCGCTCAGGGCGGGCTGTACGAGATCGGCGACTACTGCTTCCATGACGGCGACCCGGACGCGCCACGGCGGCTGATCCCCGGCACGCTCAAGCTGGTGAACTGGGAGCGCCAGCCGCTGGGGCAGATGCTGATCAGCTCCGATGGTACCGAAGCGCCCATCGAATTCGAGCCGCGCGAGGTGCTGACGCGCGTGGTGCAGCGCCTGGCCGCGCGTGGCATTCGTCCGGTGGTGGCCTTCGAGCTGGAGTTCTACCTGTTCGACAAGGCGCTCAAGGACGGCTTGCCGCAGTACCCGCGCGATGACCTGAGTGGCGATGCCGACGACCAGCCGAACATGCACATCGAACGGCTGTCGCGTTTTTCCGAGGTGCTCGACGACATCACCGAGACCGCGCGTCTGCAGGGCATCGACACCACGGTGATCACCGCCGAGATCGGCCCGGGGCAGTTCGAGATCAACTTCAGCCACAACATGGATCCGATGCAGGCGGCCGACTGGTCGGCGCTGTTCTGCCGGGTGACCCGTGGTGTGGCGCTCAAATACGGCCATCGCGCCAGCTTCATGGCCAAGCCTTATCTGCAGTATCCCGGCAGCGGCATGCACATCCACGTCAGCCTGTACGACGAAGCCGGTGACAACCTGCTGGCGCGTGATGAGCAGCGTCCGCTGCGGCATGCCGTGGCCGGTTGCCTGGAACTGCTGCCGGAGCTGATGCCGATCTACGCGCCGAACCACAACAGCTATCGTCGCTTCGGCGCTCAGGTGAACTCGGCGAGCAAGGCCAGTTGGGGCTTCGAAGACCGCGACGCCTGCGTGCGTATTCCCGAGTCGGACGCGCGCGACCTGCGCCTGGAATTCCGCCTGCCGGGCGCCGATGCCAACCCCTATCTGGTGCTGGCGGCATTGCTGACCAGTATCGAGCATGGCCTCGACGCCAAGGTCGAGCCCATTGCACCGCTCAATGACGACCGCACCAGCGGCGTCGACTTTCCCAAGGACATGCTCGACGCCGTGCGCCGCATGCAGGCCAGTGAGCGCGTTGCCGCGGGGCTGGGCAGCGAGTTCGTCATGGTCTATTGCGAGAACAAACGCCAGGATCACCTGGCCTTCATGCACGACATCAGCCCGCGCGAATACCGCTGGTACCTGTGA
- a CDS encoding alpha/beta hydrolase, with protein MKFSRTLTAGLLALAINSSFAAGSPGVERNTQGFLDALAAGGGQPLETLSPKDARAVLVGAQASVKVDLSGIIVDTKVIQVNGQSLTLKVVRPEGARGILPGFMFFHGGGWVLGDYPTHERLIRDLVVGSGAAAIYVDYTPSPEAKYPTAINQAYAATKWVADNGSQIGVDGSRLAVAGNSVGGNMAAVVAIKAKEAGTPKLRAQVLLWPVTDANFNNGSYNQFAEGHFLTRGMMEWFWDNYTTDPKQRNEIHASPLRASLEQLKGLPPALVQTAEMDVLRDEGEAYARRLNAAGVPVTAVRYNGMIHDYGLLNVVSEVPAVRSAMDQAAQTLKNSLK; from the coding sequence ATGAAATTTTCTCGCACTCTGACTGCCGGGCTGCTTGCCCTGGCCATCAACAGCAGCTTCGCCGCAGGCAGCCCCGGCGTGGAGCGCAACACCCAGGGCTTTCTCGATGCCCTGGCAGCCGGTGGTGGTCAGCCGCTGGAAACCCTCTCGCCGAAAGACGCCCGCGCCGTACTGGTAGGTGCTCAGGCCAGCGTCAAGGTGGACCTGTCCGGCATTATCGTGGACACCAAGGTGATCCAGGTTAATGGCCAGTCGCTCACCCTCAAGGTGGTACGTCCTGAAGGCGCTCGCGGCATTCTGCCGGGCTTCATGTTCTTCCACGGCGGTGGCTGGGTACTGGGTGATTATCCGACCCACGAACGCCTGATCCGCGACCTGGTAGTAGGTTCCGGCGCCGCCGCGATCTATGTCGACTACACGCCATCACCCGAAGCCAAATACCCGACCGCGATCAACCAGGCCTATGCCGCCACGAAGTGGGTGGCTGACAACGGCAGCCAGATCGGTGTCGACGGCTCGCGCCTGGCAGTGGCCGGTAACAGCGTCGGCGGCAACATGGCCGCCGTGGTGGCCATCAAGGCCAAGGAAGCCGGGACGCCGAAACTGCGCGCCCAGGTGCTGCTGTGGCCGGTGACCGACGCCAACTTCAACAATGGCTCCTACAACCAGTTCGCCGAAGGCCACTTCCTGACCCGCGGCATGATGGAATGGTTCTGGGACAACTACACCACCGACCCGAAGCAGCGTAACGAGATCCATGCATCACCCCTGCGCGCCAGCCTGGAACAGCTCAAAGGCCTGCCGCCAGCACTGGTGCAGACCGCCGAGATGGACGTGCTGCGCGACGAAGGCGAAGCCTACGCTCGCCGCCTGAACGCCGCCGGCGTACCGGTGACCGCCGTGCGCTACAACGGCATGATCCACGACTACGGCCTGCTCAATGTGGTGTCCGAAGTCCCGGCGGTACGCTCCGCCATGGATCAGGCAGCACAGACGTTGAAAAACAGCCTCAAGTAA